Below is a window of Thermogemmatispora onikobensis DNA.
GACTGTAGCCCGGGGCGAGCACAACAAAGGCCTTGACAATCTGCCCTCGGACCTCATCAGGGCTGCCAACAACTGCAGACTCAGCAACGGCAGGATGCTCCTTGAGAGCGCTTTCAACTTCGAACGGCCCAATGCGATAGCCAGCACTGATGATGACGTCGTCGGCTCTGCCCACAAACCAGAGATAGCCGTCTTCGTCGCGATAGGCACGGTCGCCGGTGATGTACCAGTCGCCACGGATGGAGGCCGCGGTCGCATCGGGATTGCGCCAGTACTCCTGGAAGAGCCAGCGCGGGCGCTCAGGCTTGATGCGCACGGCGATATCGCCCTCAGCACCAGGAGGCAGCTCGTTACCTTCGTGATCGATGACGGCCACGTCGAAGCCCGGCGAGGGTTTGCCCATCGAGCCAGGTCTGACCTCCAGCGGCGGAAAGTTGCCGCAGAGCAGCACGGTCTCGGTCTGTCCGTAGCCGTCGCGGATGGTCATGCCGGTGGCTTCTTGCCATTGGCGAATGACTTCCGGGTTCAATGGCTCGCCAGCGCCAACACAGTGGCGCAGGGCCCGGGGTGGGTGCTCCTTGAGATAGGTGAGCGGCTCCTCCAGGACCAGCATGCGGTAAGCAGTGGGCGGAGCACACAGGACGGTGATCGGGTAGCGCTGGAGCAGCTCCAGGGTCTCCAGGGGATTGAATTTGCCACGGGCGTCCTGGACGAAGACGGCGGTGCCCATGACCCAGGGACCAAAGAAGTTGCTCCAGGCCCATTTCGCCCAGCCTGTTTCACTGAGGTTCCAGAGCAGGTCGTCCTCATGCAGGTCGAGCCAATATTTGCCAGTGATGGTGTGGCCAAGCGGATAGCTGGCCTGGGTGTGCAGGACCATCTTGGGGTAGCCGACGGTGCCCGAGGTGAAGTAGACCAGACAGGGGTCGTCGCTGCGCGTTTTGGGACCGTTGAAGTCGGGGGAGGCCGCCGCTACGATTTCGTGGTAGCTGGTCCAGCCGGGACGAGCCTGGCCATCGACCAGGATGGCCTGCTTGACAGTGGGACACTGCCCCCGGACCTGATCAAATTTCTCTGCGCCTTCGCGGTCGGTGATCAGGCCCTGGGCCTCAGCCACTTCGGCGCGATATTGGAGATCTTTGCTGGTGAGCAGGGTGGTGCAGGGGATAAAGATGACGCCGAGCTTCATCAGACCCAGAACACTTTCCCACCATTCGGGAAGGCGCGGCAGCATGACCAGCACGCGATCGCCTTTTTTGAGGCCGAGGGCGGCAAAGGCATTGGCAGCCCGACTGGAGCGCTCGGCAAATTCGGCAAAGGTGATCTGCCGCTCTTCTCCCTGCTGACCGAGCCAGTGGACGGCGATTTTCTGGGGATCTTGCGCCCATTTGCCAATGATGTCGACGGCGAAGTTGAAATACTCGGGGACGTCGATGTGGAAGGCACGCCGCTCGACTTCGTAGTCGACCATGTTGGGGGTTCGCGAGACGGTCATTGTGAAGCCTCCTTTGTGCTGTAGAGCGCTCCTCTGACGGCGCTGTCAGAGGTGTGGGCCAGTGCTAAACGCTTGTGCTCTCTTTCCCTATGATACCATACGTCTGGCGAGAGGCTATAATAAAACCTGATCTTTATTGTTGGGGCTGATCGATAGCCTCTCCATCTGGCGTATCAGTCAGCGATTATCAGGAGGCACTTTGCGACTCTTCGTCTTTTTTACTCCCCAGGCGATTTTGACCGAGCGGGCCCAGACCGGCGATGTCTACATTGTGATCGATCTGATTCGCGCAACGACGACGATGACGGTGATGCTGGAGCGCGGAGCCAGGCGCGTGTTGGTGGCTGAGTCAATCGAGCAGGCACAGGCTGGCGCCGCTTACCGGCCCGGTCGCGCTCTCTGCGGCGAGCGCAATGTGCGCCGCATCCCCGGCTTCGATTATGGGAATTCGCCACGCGAGTTCGCTCAGTTGGATCTGCAGGGCCGCGAGCTGATCATGACGACAACCAATGGCACCCGCGCTTTCCATGCCTGCCCACCTGAGACGATCCGCCTGGCTGGCTGCTTTCGCAATGCTCACGCCGTGACCTCGGCGGCTCTGCGGCTGGCTAGCGCTCACGATCGCGATATTGCCCTGGTCTGTGCAGGTGAGTTCGGCTATTTTGCGCTCGACGATGCGGTCTGCGCCGGCTACCTGGCCGCCGAGCTGCTCCGCCAGGCTGGCCACGCTTTGACCCCCCACGGGAGCGTTCTGGCTGCCACCGCTATCTATGAGGCCTATAAGCCACCGCGCGTGCTGGAGTGCAGCGAGTCGGCTTTGACAGTCGTGAAGGCCGGCGTGATCGATGATCCCCCTTTCTGCGTGGAGATCGATCAGAGCACAGTTGTGCCGGCGGTCTCCGGTCGCGAGGAGGAGACCGGCCTGCTGATCATCGAACCGCTCCCTCTCTGAGGTCTCCCGCTCCGGGTCGCTTTCTGGCCTCGCCTGCCCAGGCGCGGGCTGATAGAATGGCGGCCCGGGGTCTCGTGGGAGGGAGCCCAGTACTTCTACTGAGACCGCTCACCGCCTGCTCTCCCGACTGAGGCTCTTGCCGCTCGCTCAAGCCTCCTCTCTCCGCTTGCGAAGCCTCGTCACTCCCCTCTCCCTTTCGCTTCAGCCCTCTGAGGCTGGCTGACACTCTCTCGGGACTTGATCCGTGTAAAAGGTGATATCGGTAGCGACCCAACAGCGATCGGAGTATCTTCACCAACAGAGGGAATACCCTCGTTATTGTCTACAAGGTAGCTTTAGCGAGAGGAGGAGAAAATTCATATGGTAACGGGTTTTGTTCTGGCGAGCGTGCTGGGCACGTTGTGGGCCTGGATTGTCTGGATCATCATCGGTGGCCTGGCTGGAGCGATCGCCGACCGCCTGGTGCAGGGCGATCAGCTTGGCATCCTGGGCAACATTATCGTCGGCATCATTGGCGGTCTTCTGGGCGGTGCCATCCTGGGCGCCCTCGGTATTACGGTCAGTGGCATCTTCTGGACGTTCGTCACCGCCCTACTAGGCGCGATCATTCTGCTGGTCATCGTCAAGGCCGTGACTGGCGGGCGGGGCCTTGGTGGCAAGCGCCCCACCGTCTGATGCGCCTCTTGCTCTTCGTCTCCTTGCCTCGGCAGACTTCCAGGCCGAGCCGCAACAGTCTCTCTTCAGCGGGCTAGCCACAGATGCTAGCCCGCTTTTTTTGAGGGACTCCACGGGGCAAGAGCGGTCTCGCTCAGATGGTCTGCTCCTCGGCTGTGCGATGAAACTGCTCGGCGTAGAGGCGGGCGTAGAGTCCCTTACGCTGTAGCAGCTCTTCATGGGTGCCCCGCTCGACAATTTCTCCTCGGTCCAGGACGAGAATGGTGTCGGCGGAGAGGATGGTCGAGAGCCGATGGGCAATGGCCAGCGTGGTGCGCCGCTGCATGAGCGGCTCCAGAGCGGCCTGAATGAGGCGCTCGGAGTGCGTGTCGAGAGCGCTGGTGGCTTCGTCCAGGATCAAGATGCGTGGATCTTTGAGGATGACGCGCGCAATGGCGATGCGCTGCTTCTCACCGCCAGAGAGCTTGTAGCCGCGCTCCCCAACCAGGGTGTCGTAGCCGTCCTCTAGCTCCATAATACGGTCGTGAATGGCTGCCGCTCTGGCGGCGGCAATCATCTCTTCTTCGCTGGCCTCGGGCCGCGCATAGAGCAGGTTTTCGCGAATGGTAGCATTGAAGAGGTAGGTCTCCTGGGTGACCATGCCAATCAGTTCGCTCAGGGATTGCTGGGCAATGGTCCGCACATCGTGGCCATCGATGAGGATGCTGCCTTCGTCAACGTCGTAGAGACGGGCGAGCAGATAGGTGATGGTGGTCTTGCCGGCTCCGCTTGGTCCCACGAGGGCCACCAGCTGCCCCGGCTCGATAGTGAAAGAGATATGGCTGAGCGCCGGACGCTCCTCGGGAAAGTCCGCCTCTGCAACCGGCGAGGCCACTCTTCCGTTGTGCTTCTCGTTGGCTTCTCCCGGTGCGGCTCCAGTTCTCTCCCACGGCGCATCTTCTTTCCGGTAGCTGAAGGAGACGTTTTCAAAGCTGATGGCCCCCCGCACCTGCTCAGGCTTGAGCCGGAGGGCGTCGGGCCGGTCCGCGATCTCGATCGGGAGATCAAGATATTCGAAGATACGATCAAAGAGGGCAAGAGCGCCCTGGATGTCCACTTGAATGTTGAGCAGCTGGCCGACCGGGAAAAAGAGCCGGCTCTGCAGAGTGGTGAAGGCAACGATGGCCCCCAGGGTAATGGCCTGGTGCGGGTCGAAAATGGCTTGTAAGCCGGCCACCAGGTAGACGACCGCCGGTGTGATCGAGAAGAAGGTGCCGACGAACATGAAGAACCAGCGCCCGATCATTTGCTGGCGAATTTCCAGGTCGGAAAGACGCTGGTTCTCCTCTTCAAAGCGCTGCTGGGCCAGCTTCTGCCGGCCAAAGGTCTTGATGAGCAGGATGCCGCTGACGGAGAGGGTCTCTTGCATGAGGGCGCTGAGAGAGGCCATGCTCTTCTGCGTCTCTTTGCTCGTCAGGCGGCGGACGTTGCCGACTTTGTAGGTGATCCAGAGGAAGAGCGGCAATAGTCCCAGCGAGATGATGGTCAGCAGCGGGCTGATAATGGCCATAGCAATGATGGTTGAAAGGGCTGTGGAGAGGTTGGCGACGATGCTGGTGGCTGTGCCTGTGACGACGTTTTCTATACCGCCAACGTCGTTGGCGAGCCGCGACTGAATTTCTCCAGTGCGGGTGGTCGTGAAGAAGCGCAGCGACATCTGTTGCAGGTGCGCATAGAGGCGATTGCGAAAGTCGCGCATGACGCGCTGCCCAACCAGGTTGCTGAGATAGCTCTGGCCTACGCCGATGACTCCGCTGACAACAGGGGTGATGAGCATGATGCTGACGAAGATGATGAGCAGCGTGAGGTCACGCTTGCCTATGGCATCATCAAAGATGAAGCGGATCATCAGGGGATTGATCAATCCCAGCAGGGTCGTCAGGATGATGGCTATGAGCATGAGGGCCACTTGCCCTCGATAAGGCCGGAAGGCCGCGATGACTCGACCGAGCGTTCGCCGGTCGGTCTTGCGCCCTGCGCGCTCCTGCTCATCAAGATAGGTTCGCAGATCTCCACCCATGCTGTGACCGTGTGCTGCCATTGTTGTCGCTGCTCCTTGTTTGCTCCTTTGGCTGAGATGTGTGCTGTGAATAGGCCCCCCGCACCGCTCCCCGCTCGCCACCTTGCTGTATTGGGAGAGTATAGCACAGGGCCAGAGCATCGACACTGGTCAGGAGAACAGTTCTGTTTGTCGGGATGGTCAGTCTCTGTTGCTTTGTTTGAGCCTGCAATGCTGTTGCTTATCTTGTGTATCATTACACAAGCTAACAAAAGAACCTGATAAAAGGTCCTTTTGTTTTCCAGATACCCTCCTTTTGTTTGATAGAATCTCGCCAGGTTCGTCTATATAGTAGCAACACAAGGGCTGGCCAGGACGAGACGGCCCGCTTCCTCTGATCAGTGCCTGCTTGCCATGACCGTCTCGCTCTGGCTGCCTGTTGCTCCTTAGCACTGGCTAGCGAGCTTGCCAGTCCGTAAGCAAGCGCCAGGCGAAGACAAAGACGGGAGCCGCTGCTCGCCACCTGATCGGAGACAGGCAGGCGAAGAAGAGCAGAGGCGCCAGCAGTGGTAGAAGGAAGGACGTGGTATATGGCGAGGAGGGAAGCATCCCCTGATGCATGTCGAGATAGCCCACGCCGCGCTGAAACTGGCCAGGGCCGGTCAGGGCTGCAGCGTTGTGCTGCAGCGTGATCGGTGGCCCTGGGTCAGAAGGCTGGCCGCCTACCAGGAGCTGCAGAAGAGGAGGCGGCCAGAGCCAGAGGGAAGGCAGAGCCAGAATCTATCTCCAGGCCCAGCAATCGCGCTTTTCCCTGGTCTCTTCAGTGGGTAGTCAGACCTGGCCATCTCATTTATGAACGCAATTTTTTGCATTGATTACTTTGATGCATTGTTGTTCCCCGCTTGCACCAAGCCGGGGTTTTGGTTGGATGATTTGCTCACAGCCGAGGGCAGCCTTGGGCCGGTCCAGGCGCCGGGTTCAGCGTTTGAGCGCTTTTCTGATGTCTCAGCTCGTACCTCTCCTGCGGAGGGAAGGGAGAAACCTGACGCCCAGGCGCCCAAGCGTTGCGTGAAGTTCACAGCCAGCGGCACCGCTCCTATCCATGTATGCAGGGTGAGAGGAAGGCTACGCTGGTAGAAGAAGGTCACATCATGGAGTTTCCACAAATCATCAGAAACATTGTGGTTTCTCGGGCCATTCATGCTCTGGAGCAGATGGGATATCTCTATCAGGATGCTTCAGCCGAGGGAGCAGGCAATTACGATATTACCGGGCGCGGCAGCGCCGAGGAGGTGGTTCTGCTTGAGCCTCTTCGTGCAGCGCTGCAGCGCTTGAATCCCGGAGCCAGCGCGGAGCAGATTGCCCACCTCTGCGCGCTCCTGACACGTGATCGCAGTGGGCTGCATCCGCTGGCTGCGAATCGCGAGATCTATCATCTGCTGCGCGAGGGGGTAGCCCTGAGCGACGAGGGGCAGTCAACTGTCCTTGTGAAAGCCCAGCCAGGTCGTCGACGCGCCAACGGCCTGGCCTCAGCTGCGGCTCTGAGTAGGGAGGGTGGTGAAGCGCCGACCCTGCGTCTCATCGATTGGCAGCATCCCGCGGCGAACGACTGGCGGCTGATTTCGAACTATTGGGTACAGGGGCGCTGTGGTCAGCACTGCCTTCCCCTGGTCGGCTTCGTCAACGGTCTTCCTCTTCTGCTGTTCGTCATCGGCGTTGAGCCGCTTGAGCAGCTCTATCAGAGCTATCTGCATTGTTATC
It encodes the following:
- a CDS encoding ABC transporter ATP-binding protein; protein product: MAAHGHSMGGDLRTYLDEQERAGRKTDRRTLGRVIAAFRPYRGQVALMLIAIILTTLLGLINPLMIRFIFDDAIGKRDLTLLIIFVSIMLITPVVSGVIGVGQSYLSNLVGQRVMRDFRNRLYAHLQQMSLRFFTTTRTGEIQSRLANDVGGIENVVTGTATSIVANLSTALSTIIAMAIISPLLTIISLGLLPLFLWITYKVGNVRRLTSKETQKSMASLSALMQETLSVSGILLIKTFGRQKLAQQRFEEENQRLSDLEIRQQMIGRWFFMFVGTFFSITPAVVYLVAGLQAIFDPHQAITLGAIVAFTTLQSRLFFPVGQLLNIQVDIQGALALFDRIFEYLDLPIEIADRPDALRLKPEQVRGAISFENVSFSYRKEDAPWERTGAAPGEANEKHNGRVASPVAEADFPEERPALSHISFTIEPGQLVALVGPSGAGKTTITYLLARLYDVDEGSILIDGHDVRTIAQQSLSELIGMVTQETYLFNATIRENLLYARPEASEEEMIAAARAAAIHDRIMELEDGYDTLVGERGYKLSGGEKQRIAIARVILKDPRILILDEATSALDTHSERLIQAALEPLMQRRTTLAIAHRLSTILSADTILVLDRGEIVERGTHEELLQRKGLYARLYAEQFHRTAEEQTI
- a CDS encoding 2-phosphosulfolactate phosphatase, which produces MRLFVFFTPQAILTERAQTGDVYIVIDLIRATTTMTVMLERGARRVLVAESIEQAQAGAAYRPGRALCGERNVRRIPGFDYGNSPREFAQLDLQGRELIMTTTNGTRAFHACPPETIRLAGCFRNAHAVTSAALRLASAHDRDIALVCAGEFGYFALDDAVCAGYLAAELLRQAGHALTPHGSVLAATAIYEAYKPPRVLECSESALTVVKAGVIDDPPFCVEIDQSTVVPAVSGREEETGLLIIEPLPL
- a CDS encoding AMP-binding protein, with amino-acid sequence MTVSRTPNMVDYEVERRAFHIDVPEYFNFAVDIIGKWAQDPQKIAVHWLGQQGEERQITFAEFAERSSRAANAFAALGLKKGDRVLVMLPRLPEWWESVLGLMKLGVIFIPCTTLLTSKDLQYRAEVAEAQGLITDREGAEKFDQVRGQCPTVKQAILVDGQARPGWTSYHEIVAAASPDFNGPKTRSDDPCLVYFTSGTVGYPKMVLHTQASYPLGHTITGKYWLDLHEDDLLWNLSETGWAKWAWSNFFGPWVMGTAVFVQDARGKFNPLETLELLQRYPITVLCAPPTAYRMLVLEEPLTYLKEHPPRALRHCVGAGEPLNPEVIRQWQEATGMTIRDGYGQTETVLLCGNFPPLEVRPGSMGKPSPGFDVAVIDHEGNELPPGAEGDIAVRIKPERPRWLFQEYWRNPDATAASIRGDWYITGDRAYRDEDGYLWFVGRADDVIISAGYRIGPFEVESALKEHPAVAESAVVGSPDEVRGQIVKAFVVLAPGYS
- a CDS encoding GlsB/YeaQ/YmgE family stress response membrane protein, with product MVTGFVLASVLGTLWAWIVWIIIGGLAGAIADRLVQGDQLGILGNIIVGIIGGLLGGAILGALGITVSGIFWTFVTALLGAIILLVIVKAVTGGRGLGGKRPTV